In the Candidatus Methanosuratincola sp. genome, CCCCGGCATTGGTGTGGCTAGGCAGATCCCCCTGAGCGAGGATTACGTGGTCATCTCTACGCCCGTCGCCGAATTCCAGACAAGGAGAATGATCACCGAGCGCCTTACTGTGAACCGAATAAACCGGCTGGGGAAGGAGGCCCTTGAGGCATTCCTGGAAAGCCCAACGGTCGAGAACTTCATGTTTCAGTCTAGAAGATTCTGGGACGGAGTCGGCTTGTCCAACGAAGTGATCCGATCCGTGCTCAAGAGGTACGAGTCAGCGGGGGTAGAGAACCCCTCTGCGAAGAAAGGGCTCGTCTTCGCAGTCGTTGAGCGGGCGCGTCTCGCCGGGATCCTGAGGTCACTCGCAGAGGGCGGGTCGGACAGCGAGGTGCCCCCAAGCGTTTTGGCCATGCCCGGGGGCCTTAGGCTGATAGTCTCTGAAATTCACAGGAGTGGAATGGAATGGGAGTCCGTCTGAAAATACCGAAAAACCATGTTAGGGCAGCCTCACTGAGGGTGAGGGAAATGCTCGTGGAAGGGGAGGAGAAGAATGTCGTTACAAAGTCCGGTCTGATCGCACACGGGAGGGGGGAGGCTTTCGACTATCTCATAGGCGAGGAGACGATCCCCCCGGCCCTCTTCGCGACGAGGGCAGCAGCGGCCGCGCTACTACTCGCTTCGCACCCTGTCGTCTCAGTGAACGGCAACGCTGCTGCGCTCGTCCCCCGGGAGCTGGTCAGGCTCTCTGAAGCAGTTCCCGCGCCCTTGGAGGTAAACCTCTTCTACAGGAGCAGGGAGAGGGAACTTGCAGTTAGGGACGCACTTGTCGCGGCGGGCGCCAGGCGCGTCTTGGGCGTGGGCCGTGCGGCGAGCGCGAGGATTCCGGAGCTCTTCAGCGAGAGGCGCAAGGTGGACCCCAGAGGGATCTACGCGTCGGACGTAGTGCTCGTCCCGCTGGAAGACGGTGACAGGACGATGGCGCTCAAGAAGGTGAACAAGTTCGTGATAACCATCGACCTTAACCCGCTCTCGAGGACTGCGCAGACAGCCGACATTACCATAGTCGATAACATAATACGGGCTCTACCTAATCTGGTGGCGGCAGTGAACGAGTTGAAGCCCCAAGACAGATCTGCCCTGAAGGAGATACTTGGGAGCTTTGACAACAGGAAGAACCTCTCCAGCACGCTCATCCACATAAGAGACCGCCTAACAAAGCTCGCAGAGGAAAGTTGAGATGGCTTCCAGAGACAGGCGGTCCTACCTTCTGATATACGTCGCTATCTTCGGAGCTCTATCCATAGTTCTGAGCAGCATTCGCGTCTCGTTCCCGCTCGGAAACCCGAACCTTGGCTCCACCCCCGTCTCCATAGCGGCTGCCGCCTCGCCGGGTTTCGCCGCATTCGCGGTCGGCCTAATAAAAGGGATAGGGGTCTCCCTGTGGACAGGTCAGGCGCTGATAGAGATACCTGCCGGAATTGGAGACGGCATGATGGGCATCCTGACCTCTTGGCTTTCGAGGAGGATTAACCCCGTGCTTGCGGTCGCAGTAGGTCAACTCAGCCGCTACCTCTTCACCTCTGGGATGATCGCGATCTCCCTCGCGCTCAGCAAGGCTTACCCAGGCTTCTTGGAAGCATGGATCGCGATGGTCCCTGCGATAACCGCGTCGGTAATCGTAAACCTGGCACTCTCAGCAGCCGCTGTCGCAGGCCTCCAACGATTCTACCCGTCGATATTCAGGAGGTTCTGACCCGAGCCTCCGCTGCCAGATCCAACTCATTATGCCGACGCGCCAAGACATATTCACGGATAAGAATTTATTAAGGCAGGAGTAGTCATACGTGAGCCACAGTGGTCTGCGGCCCAGGGTGGTAGGTTTGGATACAAAGACCGCTGTTCAGATATTCGGAAAGTTCGCCGAGAGCAAACCGGTCCAAGCCGCCCTTAGGATGATGAGCGAGTACTGCCAAGAGGACGGGCGGTCGAGGCTTGAGGTGTCGCTCGAGCTCTACACCGGGGTCAGAGAGGATGCGTGCCTAAAGTGCAAGATGGCTGAGAAGACGGTTTCTGCATTTCTCTCGATGGGCGGAAAGGCGTTTGGCATCGGCAGTCAAGAAATAAAAGAGAAGTTCAAGGACAAGTACTGGAGACGAGGTCTTGCGAACGTCGTGAAGGGCATATCCCTCTTCGGAGTCAGGAAGCCCTTCGTGCCGGGCGCCCCCTTCCAGGTCGTCTGGAATGTAACAAACAGCTGCAACCTGCGCTGCAGGCACTGTTATGCTAACGCCGGCGGGGAGAACCATGGTGCGGATCTCCCGACGGAGACTGCCAAGCGGGTCATTGACAGGATAGCTGAATGGGGGGTGGTGGTACTCGCATTCTCAGGAGGGGAGCCGCTGGTCAGGAGGGACATAATCGAGCTCGCAAGGCACTCCTCGTCGAGGGGCCTCTACACCGCAATAGCTACGAACGGCGTTCTTCTCACCAAAGGGAAGTGCAGCGAGCTCAGAGATGCTGGGGTCGAGTATCTCCAGATAAGCCTAGACGGCGCGAGTGCAGCCACCCACGACTCCTTCAGGGGAGTCAATGGGATGTTCGACAAGACAGTCGAGGGCATACGCAACGCGGTGGAGGCCGGTTTCTTCGTCAATATTGCCACAACCGTCACAAGACACAACCTGACGGAGATCCCGGAGATGATAGGGCTCTGCGAGGCCTTGGGGGTCGACTGGTTCATGATGTACAACTTCGTTCCGACCGGAAGGGGGAGGTTCATTGAGGAGAACGACCTCTCCCCCTCCGAGAGAGAAGCCCTCCTCAGGATGCTCTGGAGCAAGCTGAAGACGAGCAAATTAAACCTCCTGTCCACCGCGCCGCAATTCGCCAGGGTTGCTTTAGAGACAGACGGGGCATCCTGCAGCGTTGTTCCAACCCACTTCTCGAATACCGAGCTCTCCGGGCAGCTCCACTCGCTCGCCGACTTTATTGGGGGGTGCGGGGCAGGGCGCTTCTACATCGCCCTCGAACCTAACGGAGACATTACCCCATGCGTTTTTCTACCGAAGAGGGTGGGGAACATCCTAGAAGACTCGCCGGACCGTCTTTGGGTCGAGTCGGAGGACTTTCGCACCTTGAGAGACAGGAGCAGGCTCCATGGCAGCTGCGGCTCCTGCGAGTACAGGTTTGTCTGCGGGGGCTGCAGGGCAAGGGCTTACGGATACTTCGGAGATCTCACATTCCCGGATCCGGGGTGTATCCGTAATGAGCACGAATTCGCAAAAGCTGTCCGTACACAAAGGGCCCCTCAAGTAGTCTGAATCTGCCGAAGGACAATAGCAAAAGCTTTTAAACTTTGGAAATTTCTTTCTGCATGTTCATAATTGATTGATTGGAAGGGTTTTAGGATGGATATAAAGAAGATAGCTTTGGCTTATTCCGGGGGTCTTGACACCTCTGTCGCGATCAGGTGGCTTTCTGAAAAATACGGTTCGAAAATAGTCACTGTGACGGTCGATGTGGGCCAGGATGAAGACTTCAGGGGGATAGGAGAAAAGGCCCTCAAGGTAGGTGCAGAGAACCACTACACGGTCGACGCGAAGGAGGAATTCTTAAGGGAATATGTCTTCCCTTCTGTCAGGGCAAACGGGCTCTACCAGGGGAAGTACCCGCTTTCCACCGCCCTCAGCAGGCCTCTGATAGCCAGGAAGCTGATAGAGATCGCGCACAAAGAGGACTGCGATGCCGTTGCACACGGCTGCACAGGCAAGGGCAACGACCAACTGAGGATCGAGATCTCATGCAGGGCGCTCGACCCGCGGCTGAGGATACTTGCCCCGACTCGGGAGTGGGGGATGAGCCGGGACCAGGAAGTCGAGTACGCAATGAAGCATAATATACCTGTTTCCAAGGCGGCGAAGAAGTACAGCATAGACCAGAACCTCTGGGGGAGATCCATCGAGAGCGGCCCTCTAGAGAACCCTTGGAACAGCCCAGAGGAGGACGGTTGGGAGTGGACGAACCCGCCGGAGCGCGCCCCTGATGTGCCGACGGTCGTCGAACTGGAGTTCAGGAAGGGCGTACCGGTCGGGATCGACGGGAAGGAGTGCACGCCCGTCGAGCTGGTGAAGAGGCTGAACAAGGTGGCCGGTGAGAACGGAGTGGGCAGGATCGACCACATGGAGGACAGGATAGTGGGAATAAAGTCACGCGAGACCTACGAGTGTCCTGCCGCACTCACGATACTGGAGGCTCACAAGGATCTCGAGAAGCTGGTGCTCAACAGGCACGAGCTGGGATTCAAGAGGCTTGTCGACGAGCAGTGGGCTTTTATGGTCTATGCCGGATTCTGGGACGACCCCCTTAGGGAGGAGCTCGACGCCTTCATCAACAAGGCAAACGAGCGCCTGAATGGGCGGGTCAAGGTCAAACTTTACAAGGGCTCAATGATTGTGACGGGAAGGGAATCCCCCAACTCGGTCTACGACTTCAGGACAGCCACCTACGACTCCTCGTCCACATTCGATCAGTCGCTCTCAAAGGGCTTCGTAGATCTCTGGGGGCTGCCTACGGTCGTCTCAAGGAAGATCATGACGGGGCGCTGAGCTTCTGGGGGGATCTGTTTGAAGATCACTCGAGGCGGGCGCCTCGCCGGGGATCTGACCGGTGATGTTGCGAGGTTTACATCCTCCGCAGAGCACGACCACTACATAGCGGATGCCGTGATCGAGATAAACATGGCTCACGTCCTCACACTGGCAAGATGCAAGTGCATCGAGAAAGACGACGCTGCTGCCATTCTATCTGCCCTTGACAGCCTGTTCGGCAAGGTAAAGCACGTCCCCCCGGACATGGAGGACATCCATATGGTCGTCGAAGAGGAGGTGACGCGCCTTGTCGGAGAAAAGACAGGAGGGAAGATGCACACCGGCAAGAGCCGCAACGACCAGGTGGCGACAGCAATAAGGATGCGTTTGAGGGCTTTTGTCATAGAGATCTGCGAGGGGCTAGTTTCCCTCCAGCGTTCCCTGCTCCAAAGAGCCGAATCACCCGAAGGGAGGATTGTAGTCCCCGGATACACTCACCTCCAGCACGCCCAGCCGGTGACGATAGCGCACTGGCTTCTGGCCCACCACGACTCGGTCAAGAGGAGCTTTGACAGGCTCATCGGATCATATCAAAGGATCAACCTGTGCCCCATGGGTGCAGCAGCCCTTGCAGGGACCGGCTTCAAAATTGACCGAGCCACGGTGGCGGGATACCTTGGGTTCGACGGCCTTTTGGAGAACACGATGGATGCGGTGTCCTCCAGGGATTTCGCTCTCGAAGCGATCTCCTCGCTCGCTATCCTGATGGTTGACCTTAGCAGGTTCGCAGAAGAGCTGATCGTGTGGGCGTCTTCGGAATTCGGCTACATTGATGTCCCCGACGACCACGCCTCGACCAGCAGTATCATGCCCCAGAAGAAGAACCCCGTCACCCTCGAGATGCTGCGCGCGAAATGCGGCTCGGTTTTGGGTGACTTGGTCTCCACTATTGCTATTATGAAGGCTCTGCCGCTCACTTACAACCTGGACATGCAAGAGCTGACCCCGCACCTCTGGGATGCCTGCGAGTCGACGGTCCTGTCAATCAGGGTCCTCGCGGACTTTGTAAGCAAGGTGAAGTTCAGCGAGACCAAAATCAAAGCCTCGCTCGACAGGGGGTCCTCCGTGGCTACCGAGCTTGCTGACGTGCTCGTAAGGGAGGGGGGACTCCCCTTCCGTAAGGCACACAGTATTGTCGGTTCCCTCGTAAAGTCCCTCTCTTCAGAGGGCGTTTCTCTTTCCGAGGTCGATCTGGAGCGACTGCGGAGGATGATCGCCGTGGAGTCTGGAATTGAGCTCTCTAGGGAATCTGTCGAGCGCGCGGTCTCACCTTCAATGAATGTCGATGTGAGGAGTGTACGCGGCGGCCCTTCTCGCTCAGAAGCGCAAAGGATGGTGCGGGAGAGGATGAAATCCTTGGAAGACGAGGAGAGAACGATTGCTTCGATCCGCCAGAGGATCGATAGGGCTCGTGAAGAGATGCGGAAGGAGGTTGCGTCTACCGCCGGCTCCTGAGCAGGTAGATGGCCGCTTCCTTGACCAGCGTTCCTGTCCGCTCGTTCTCAACAATTGCCCCGAGATACTCGGTCCATCCAATCCCAGTCCGCTCTGCCCAGACTTTGAAGTGCTCCCGAAGCTTAATTTCAGCCTCGGCGTGTCTTTTGCAAATCTCACCCTCCCCCCCTCTTCCACAAATCCTGCACTTCATCTCCTCACCCTCGATGAACAGCCTGGGTTCAAACATACCCTCCACGGATCGGTCCGCCCTCCAGCTCCAATGACGGTCACGGTGGGATAGCCACATATTCTGCACGCCTCTCCTGTTGCCCTTATAGCCCCCCTCTGGGGCAGGGGTGCCGAGAAGCTGCACCCTGAGCCATAGTTCGAGCATCCTACAAACCTCTTCCCTGTCTTCTTTGAGCGAACAATCCTGAGCTCGCCGTTTTTGCACGAGGGGCATGGGCCTAGCTTCCCCCCCTTTTCCCTAAGAGCGTTCACAAGGTTTGAGATCTCCTCGCCGACAGCCTCGAACTCGGATATTGTGCGTTCGAAAGCCTCCTTGATGGCATCTGCCCCCCTTATGAGTACGGCGGAATAATCCTCCCTGCCCTCCTCTATCCCAGCCATCCTCTCTTCGAGATCCCTCGTGAGTTCTATAGACACCAGGTCCGGGAAGCGCTTCCTCAGTACCTCAATTACCCCGCGCCCCCGATCCGTCACGCGTATGCCGCTGCCCGCGATATACCCTCGCCTGTATAGCGTGCTTATTATCTCGGCACGGGTTGACTTTGTTCCTAACCCGTTTTTTTCCATGAATCTGACCAAGCTGATCTGGTTGAACCTCGGTGGGGGGTCGGTGAACTTCTCTTCGACCCAGACCTTTTCGGCCCTCGCCCCCCCTCCCTCTGCCACCTCTGGCAGCCTTGAGCTCCTGGCCTTCGCATAGGGCTCGTAATGTTCCATCCATCCGGGATCAGAGACCGCCTCGGCTTTTACCGAGAAGACGTCGCCCATTTCCAGCTTCACATCTATGGTCCTCAAGGATTTTCGGGCAGGTGGACCGAAGGTTGAGATGAACCGTTTTACTATCAGGTCATAGACTTTCCTAGCGTCAGCCCCAAGCCTTTTCGGCTTGACCCCCGTAGGGTGGATGGCCGGATGGGCAGGATCCGCCTTCCTGCCCTGCCTGGGCCAAAGCCCGCCTCTTGCGTCTGCATACTCGAGTATGGCGTTTACGCTCTCCTCGTATTCATGATTAGTTCCTAGCTTTGTCAGTATGCTCCTGAACCCTATTGAAGGGGGTAGCTGCTGGCTCGACGTCCTCGGGTAGGATACCAGCCCCTCCAGGTACAGCCCTTCTGCGATTTTCTGGGTCCTCCATGGCTGGAATCCAAAGGCCCTGTATGCTTCACTCTGTAGATCGCCGAGATCGAATGGGGTCGGCGCAGGAATGGTCAGCTCCGAATCCTCGACCCGGCTTACCGTTCCGGAGGACCCTTCGCACCTGCGCCTAAGGTCCTCGCCCTCCCCTTTCCTCAATATCGGGTTCCTGGAGTACTCCGCCCTGGCTCTCTCCCCATTCGATGTAAACCTGATCTCGGCACCAGCAATCCAGTAGGGGTCTGGGACATGGAGGTCTATCTCGTCCTCTCTCCTGCAAAGCGCGTCCAGTGTGGGGCTCTGGACCCTGCCTGCGCTGAGCACCTCGAAACCCCCTGTTTTACAGCTGAAAGCGTCCATCATCGCCCTTGAGACGTTCACACCAAATATCCAGTCGATCTCGTGTCTAACCCTCCCTGCATTTATGACTGGCATGTCGAGCTCAGAAGTGTTCTCATATGCCTTCACGATCTCGTCTCTCGTGAGCGATGAGAACTTCATCCGCCTTGCCCTAGCATCTGCCCCGCCGCAGGCGTTCCTGAGTATCATGAATGCTATCAGGCTCCCCTCGGTGTCGTAATCGCAGGCGCTAATGAATGAGTCGGCCTCTCTTGCCAACCTTGCTATCTCCACTAGGAAGAGCTTCGCCCGCCCTCTGCTGGCAGGCTTCCAGACGAGGTTAAAGACGGGGAAGCTCCAGCCCTTTCCCTGCTGGGCCGGACTATAGAGGTGTCCCAGCGCGGTCACCACCGTGACTGTGTCTCCGTCCTTCTGGAAACGGTAGAATGGAACTCTCCGTCCAATCCTGCTGACGCCTCTGCCGCCGAGCAAGTACGCTATCTTCCTGGCAGCGCTCGGCTTCTCGCAGACAAGAAGGTGATGAGCCACGCCGCCCGACCCGACCCAAAACTTAATACTTTTCAGGGCTTTAATAAATGTGGTATGCCCCTCGCCTCAATCAAGTCCAGGTTCCTCCTCCTTTCCTTGTCGCTCTTCTACAATGCGGCTTTCGTAGACCGCGTCTGGACCGACCCGAAAATGAGGCGGACGCTTGCAGGCGTTATGGGGACCTTGCTCATAGGGACCTCCGCAGCCGTCTACTCCGTTGACCGACTCTTCTTCTCGACCAGCACGTCCCCATATTCCGACTTCGGCATATTTTTTGGGCTGATCCTCTTCCTGGTTGGAGGATGGAAGGGGGGGATGGTGATCGCCTTCGATATTGAGCGGTCTTGGGGCATCTTGAAGTCAAAGAGGACCGTTCTTTGCTTTCTCGATGATCCAATGCAGTCCTCTGCTTACATAGAAGGAGTGCTGACCGCATCACAGGACCTCGGCGCGGAGAATGGTTTAAAAGTGTCCAAGTATTTGATGTTCGCAGCAGAGATATGGGCTGACTCCATGGCCAGAAAGGGTCTGGTAAGGCTGGAACGAGCCCTTGAGAATGGCGACATGGGTGATATGATTGCCAATAAGAGTCTTGTGTCATCAATGTAAGGCTGTACTCTACGAAGATCCTGAACTCGTCTCCCCAAAAGAGATACTCGAGAAGAACAACGGTCGGTGCCCGAAGTGCTCATCACCATTAAGCTTCGACTCGAACAGCCTGAGGATCTCAATTTCGGACGAGAAAAAGCGCGGCCTATTGAAGCTATTCCAGAAGGACGTCTGAACTATCCGACCAGACTCGTTGCCCAACAGCGCTCTGCTACGGTCTTGAATCAAGGATTTCGACCCATAAATAAAAATAGCAATACGCAGAAATCGGATAGAGGGTATCGTGATGTCGGACTTCATTGATATCGCGGGGAACTTGGTTAAGAAGGGGTTGAAGTATGCCAAGACTCATGAATGGATCGACCTCTCATCCTCGCCTTCGGTGGTAGGCGTTTCGGACTTTGCCCAGAGGAGCCTCCACGATGTTGTGTATGCCGACCTTCCGAAGATCGGTCAGAAAGTCAAGCGAGGCTCGACTCTCTGCACACTCGAGTCGATCAAGGCAGTCGCAGAGGTCTACTCTCCCGCGGACGGCGTGGTGGTTGAGGTCAATTCAGAGCTCGAGAGCAAGCCTGAGCTAGTCAACAAAGATCCGTATGGGACCGGATGGCTGGTCAAACTTCAGGTCACAGGCGGAACGGAGGGTCTGCTCGGGGCCGAGGAGTACTCCGATCTGGTGAGGAAGCAGATCTGACGCTTCTTCCGCCCCTCGCCCGTCCGGACGTCATTCCGTCCCTACGACCCTCATTATCTTGGCATAATTGTAATCCACAACCACCCTTATAGTCCCGGATAAAAGGGAGTCTAGTTCGGGGTCTCCCGTGTCGACCCTCAGCAATCTGATATTCCTCAATTTATCCCTTGTAGCTATCACGACGAGGTTTTCCCTCCCTACTGCCCTGATCACCCTCGGACTTATCTGCTGGTTCCCCCTCCCGAAGATGAATCCCTGATTCCCTATCGGAGAGACGATTATCTTTGCTTTCCCGTCTCTGACATTCCTGAAGACGACCTCCTCCGGGGCGTCCGCTGCGACAAGTGCCCCGTCCCTTATGATGTCGACACCGAGCTGCGATCCATCGATGCCCAAGACTTGGTTTATCCTCTTGACTGTGCTGCCCGG is a window encoding:
- a CDS encoding phosphopantothenate/pantothenate synthetase — encoded protein: MGVRLKIPKNHVRAASLRVREMLVEGEEKNVVTKSGLIAHGRGEAFDYLIGEETIPPALFATRAAAAALLLASHPVVSVNGNAAALVPRELVRLSEAVPAPLEVNLFYRSRERELAVRDALVAAGARRVLGVGRAASARIPELFSERRKVDPRGIYASDVVLVPLEDGDRTMALKKVNKFVITIDLNPLSRTAQTADITIVDNIIRALPNLVAAVNELKPQDRSALKEILGSFDNRKNLSSTLIHIRDRLTKLAEES
- a CDS encoding argininosuccinate synthase; this translates as MDIKKIALAYSGGLDTSVAIRWLSEKYGSKIVTVTVDVGQDEDFRGIGEKALKVGAENHYTVDAKEEFLREYVFPSVRANGLYQGKYPLSTALSRPLIARKLIEIAHKEDCDAVAHGCTGKGNDQLRIEISCRALDPRLRILAPTREWGMSRDQEVEYAMKHNIPVSKAAKKYSIDQNLWGRSIESGPLENPWNSPEEDGWEWTNPPERAPDVPTVVELEFRKGVPVGIDGKECTPVELVKRLNKVAGENGVGRIDHMEDRIVGIKSRETYECPAALTILEAHKDLEKLVLNRHELGFKRLVDEQWAFMVYAGFWDDPLREELDAFINKANERLNGRVKVKLYKGSMIVTGRESPNSVYDFRTATYDSSSTFDQSLSKGFVDLWGLPTVVSRKIMTGR
- a CDS encoding radical SAM protein, producing the protein MDTKTAVQIFGKFAESKPVQAALRMMSEYCQEDGRSRLEVSLELYTGVREDACLKCKMAEKTVSAFLSMGGKAFGIGSQEIKEKFKDKYWRRGLANVVKGISLFGVRKPFVPGAPFQVVWNVTNSCNLRCRHCYANAGGENHGADLPTETAKRVIDRIAEWGVVVLAFSGGEPLVRRDIIELARHSSSRGLYTAIATNGVLLTKGKCSELRDAGVEYLQISLDGASAATHDSFRGVNGMFDKTVEGIRNAVEAGFFVNIATTVTRHNLTEIPEMIGLCEALGVDWFMMYNFVPTGRGRFIEENDLSPSEREALLRMLWSKLKTSKLNLLSTAPQFARVALETDGASCSVVPTHFSNTELSGQLHSLADFIGGCGAGRFYIALEPNGDITPCVFLPKRVGNILEDSPDRLWVESEDFRTLRDRSRLHGSCGSCEYRFVCGGCRARAYGYFGDLTFPDPGCIRNEHEFAKAVRTQRAPQVV
- the topA gene encoding DNA topoisomerase I, producing MAHHLLVCEKPSAARKIAYLLGGRGVSRIGRRVPFYRFQKDGDTVTVVTALGHLYSPAQQGKGWSFPVFNLVWKPASRGRAKLFLVEIARLAREADSFISACDYDTEGSLIAFMILRNACGGADARARRMKFSSLTRDEIVKAYENTSELDMPVINAGRVRHEIDWIFGVNVSRAMMDAFSCKTGGFEVLSAGRVQSPTLDALCRREDEIDLHVPDPYWIAGAEIRFTSNGERARAEYSRNPILRKGEGEDLRRRCEGSSGTVSRVEDSELTIPAPTPFDLGDLQSEAYRAFGFQPWRTQKIAEGLYLEGLVSYPRTSSQQLPPSIGFRSILTKLGTNHEYEESVNAILEYADARGGLWPRQGRKADPAHPAIHPTGVKPKRLGADARKVYDLIVKRFISTFGPPARKSLRTIDVKLEMGDVFSVKAEAVSDPGWMEHYEPYAKARSSRLPEVAEGGGARAEKVWVEEKFTDPPPRFNQISLVRFMEKNGLGTKSTRAEIISTLYRRGYIAGSGIRVTDRGRGVIEVLRKRFPDLVSIELTRDLEERMAGIEEGREDYSAVLIRGADAIKEAFERTISEFEAVGEEISNLVNALREKGGKLGPCPSCKNGELRIVRSKKTGKRFVGCSNYGSGCSFSAPLPQRGAIRATGEACRICGYPTVTVIGAGGRTDPWRVCLNPGCSSRVRR
- the gcvH gene encoding glycine cleavage system protein GcvH codes for the protein MSDFIDIAGNLVKKGLKYAKTHEWIDLSSSPSVVGVSDFAQRSLHDVVYADLPKIGQKVKRGSTLCTLESIKAVAEVYSPADGVVVEVNSELESKPELVNKDPYGTGWLVKLQVTGGTEGLLGAEEYSDLVRKQI
- the argH gene encoding argininosuccinate lyase translates to MKITRGGRLAGDLTGDVARFTSSAEHDHYIADAVIEINMAHVLTLARCKCIEKDDAAAILSALDSLFGKVKHVPPDMEDIHMVVEEEVTRLVGEKTGGKMHTGKSRNDQVATAIRMRLRAFVIEICEGLVSLQRSLLQRAESPEGRIVVPGYTHLQHAQPVTIAHWLLAHHDSVKRSFDRLIGSYQRINLCPMGAAALAGTGFKIDRATVAGYLGFDGLLENTMDAVSSRDFALEAISSLAILMVDLSRFAEELIVWASSEFGYIDVPDDHASTSSIMPQKKNPVTLEMLRAKCGSVLGDLVSTIAIMKALPLTYNLDMQELTPHLWDACESTVLSIRVLADFVSKVKFSETKIKASLDRGSSVATELADVLVREGGLPFRKAHSIVGSLVKSLSSEGVSLSEVDLERLRRMIAVESGIELSRESVERAVSPSMNVDVRSVRGGPSRSEAQRMVRERMKSLEDEERTIASIRQRIDRAREEMRKEVASTAGS